A part of Cannabis sativa cultivar Pink pepper isolate KNU-18-1 chromosome 6, ASM2916894v1, whole genome shotgun sequence genomic DNA contains:
- the LOC115725296 gene encoding homeobox-leucine zipper protein HOX11: MELGLSLGDPPKPFGFIEKHHRDRGRDRDRDRERDHSNNDNASPFCMDLSIGPLRSRAEDRNGREQELNNKEQERRRDDVSHIEGTGTGTVSSSEPPVQLDLLPHTPVPRTHGGSGFPWSASIENQEGGSSGCGILELNRVSKVVVRTSAAEEADETTVLSSSPNSNSGGTSSFHMDIGLYNYRGSGGNNKRDQYSEGEAERSSPRASDDDDVNGNNRKKLRLSKDQSAFLEESFKEHNTLNPKQKQALAKQLNLRPRQVEVWFQNRRARTKLKQTEVDCEYLKRCCETLTEENRRLHKELQELRALKTSNPFYMQLPATTLTMCPSCERVATTTTTTNTVTNPNTNPTSNNNNNSESPSSKAAGFPINRPKFYPFPQTQAQAQSQAQTYTHHQSSAAS; encoded by the exons ATGGAgctgggtttgagtttaggaGACCCTCCCAAACCCTTTGGGTTCATAGAAAAGCACCACCGTGACCGTGGCCGTGACCGTGACCGTGACCGAGAACGAGACCACTCAAATAACGACAACGCTTCTCCCTTTTGCATGGACTTATCAATCGGCCCACTACGCTCTAGAGCTGAAGATCGAAATGGAAGAGAACAAGAACTAAATAACAAAGAACAGGAGAGAAGAAGAGACGATGTTTCACATATTGAGGGTACTGGTACTGGTACCGTGTCATCATCAGAACCGCCGGTTCAGCTCGACCTTCTGCCCCACACTCCGGTTCCTCGCACCCATGGCGGTAGCGGCTTCCCTTGGTCCGCTTCCATTGAAAATCAGG AGGGCGGTAGTTCTGGTTGTGGAATATTGGAACTGAATAGGGTTTCGAAAGTAGTGGTCCGCACCTCTGCAGCGGAGGAAGCGGACGAAACGACAGTGCTTTCGTCGTCACCGAACTCAAACAGTGGTGGAACGTCGTCGTTTCACATGGATATAGGGTTGTACAACTACAGGGGTAGTGGAGGTAATAATAAGAGGGACCAGTACTCGGAGGGTGAAGCAGAGAGATCTTCCCCTAGAGCCAGTGACGATGATGACGTCAACGGTAACAACAGGAAGAAACTCAGGCTCTCCAAAGACCAGTCTGCTTTTCTTGAAGAAAGTTTCAAAGAACACAATACCCTCAACCCA aaGCAAAAACAAGCACTTGCTAAGCAACTCAACCTTCGACCTCGCCAAGTCGAAGTTTGGTTTCAGAATCGTAGAGCGAG GACGAAGTTGAAGCAAACAGAGGTTGATTGCGAGTACTTAAAGAGGTGTTGTGAGACTTTGACCGAAGAGAACAGAAGGCTTCACAAAGAGCTTCAAGAGCTCAGAGCTTTGAAGACTTCAAACCCTTTCTACATGCAACTCCCAGCCACTACACTCACCATGTGCCCCTCTTGTGAGCGAGTGGCCACCACGACCACCACTACCAACACAGTTACTAACCCCAACACCAATCCTACcagtaacaacaacaacaacagtgAATCACCATCGTCAAAAGCAGCTGGTTTTCCAATCAACAGGCCCAAGTTCTACCCATTTCCTCAGACCCAAGCTCAGGCCCAGTCCCAAGCCCAAACATATACTCACCACCAGTCCTCGGCGGCTTCATGA